A region from the Rhodamnia argentea isolate NSW1041297 chromosome 7, ASM2092103v1, whole genome shotgun sequence genome encodes:
- the LOC115742370 gene encoding RING-H2 finger protein ATL64, which yields MDNFDDSTTPTASASVAVARSGHYALDGKIMLCTVVVLFVALLVILSFHSYARWFIRRRRSVRHRRFNHDSSPLAADSPSGGGGLAECILKSLPVFTFVSSRDGDVGRFIECAVCQSDFEDGETGRRLPMCEHVFHAGCIDTWFESHSSCPLCRAPFQADFRAATEGAPQEDVGGAAAAQGVFWLVEVSESEARMSSSLSSSPSPLSSCCGSCSSPPSQEKAVALEGITVEEPPPAMEERYKELEKMGLPERNRSKSPGYRILSLKRIWSI from the coding sequence ATGGACAACTTCGACGACTCCACCACTCCAACGGCGAGCGCCTCCGTCGCCGTTGCTCGCTCCGGCCACTACGCCCTCGACGGCAAGATAATGCTCTGCACCGTCGTCGTCCTCTTCGTTGCCCTCCTCGTCATCCTCAGCTTCCACAGCTATGCCCGCTGGTTcatccgccgccgccgcagtgTCCGCCACCGGCGCTTCAACCACGACTCCTCCCCGCTGGCCGCTGACTCACCCTCCGGCGGTGGCGGCCTCGCCGAGTGCATCCTCAAGTCCCTCCCCGTCTTCACTTTTGTGAGCTCCAGAGACGGCGACGTTGGCCGGTTCATCGAGTGCGCCGTCTGCCAGTCGGACTTCGAGGACGGCGAGACGGGCCGTCGTTTGCCCATGTGCGAGCACGTTTTCCACGCAGGCTGCATCGACACGTGGTTTGAGTCTCACTCAAGCTGCCCGCTCTGCAGAGCCCCGTTTCAGGCCGACTTTCGGGCAGCTACGGAGGGGGCTCCACAGGAGGACGTCGGCGGCGCTGCGGCGGCGCAGGGGGTGTTTTGGTTGGTTGAGGTTTCCGAGAGTGAGGCTCGTATGAGTTCGTCTTTGTCTTCCTCACCGTCGCCGTTGTCGTCTTGTTGTGGTTCTTGTTCTTCGCCACCATCGCAGGAGAAGGCGGTCGCATTAGAGGGAATAACTGTGGAAGAGCCGCCGCCGGCAATGGAGGAGAGATATAAGGAGTTGGAGAAAATGGGTCTGCCCGAACGTAATCGGTCCAAGTCCCCGGGTTATCGGATCCTGTCCTTGAAAAGGATCTGGAGTATCTGA
- the LOC115742573 gene encoding putative invertase inhibitor has translation MNWSMIMMLSIFLTLALSINAQTSSSDLISQVCEHAPRKGFCQSALRSDPRSEKADTAGLAAVALRLAASNATDNAAFIGRMLGGGAGGDGGSLDPAVEQCLSDCADQYADAVEQMEASIAAASTGDYDGLRPWVKAAIADAESCEEGFRMEAGADQMVMSHRNKVFKLLCDTALRIVELLVLA, from the coding sequence ATGAACTGGTCAATGATCATGATGCTCTCAATCTTCCTAACCCTAGCTCTCTCCATAAATGCACAAACGAGCAGCTCCGATTTGATTTCACAAGTCTGCGAGCACGCACCTCGCAAAGGCTTCTGCCAATCCGCGCTCCGGTCCGATCCGAGGAGCGAGAAGGCGGACACCGCTGGGCTCGCGGCGGTCGCGCTCCGGCTCGCCGCCTCCAACGCCACGGACAATGCAGCCTTCATCGGCCGGATGCTAGGCGGCGGCGCCGGCGGCGACGGGGGGAGCTTGGACCCGGCGGTGGAGCAGTGCCTCAGCGACTGCGCCGACCAGTACGCGGACGCGGTGGAGCAGATGGAGGCGTCGATAGCCGCCGCGAGCACAGGGGACTACGACGGGCTGAGGCCGTGGGTGAAGGCGGCGATCGCGGACGCGGAGTCGTGCGAGGAAGGGTTCAGGATGGAGGCCGGGGCCGACCAGATGGTGATGTCGCACCGGAACAAGGTGTTCAAGCTGCTGTGCGACACCGCGCTGAGGATCGTGGAGCTGCTAGTGCTCGCTTGA